GGCGGAACTCCGCGTCGAAGACCGGCTCCAGCGGCGTCTGGTAGAGCATGTGATGGACGAACCACAGCACCGAGTTGGCGATGCCGTTGTACGCGTCCGCGTGCACGTCGGCCGGGATGTCCAGCATCAGCACGCCGTCCTCGCCGACCCCGCGCCGCACCGCCTCGCGGTCGCCGTCGGACAGCGCCGAGCACACCCACAGGGCGCCCGCGTCCGGCCCGATCGCCGACAGCCCGGAGACGACTCCGCCGCCGCCGCGCCTGGAGGTCAGCGAGCCGTCGTCGCCCACCTGGTACGAGACCGGGCCGCGGTTCGACGCGACGAGCACCTTGGCAGCACCGTGCGCACCCGGCGCATCCTGCGTGGAAGCCATAAGCCTCAACCTAGCCCTCCCAGGAAACGCTCAAACGTGCGGTTCCGCTCAGTGGGGGGCTCTTGTCAGCCCTGTATACGGCCGGTTTCCGGCGTTTACGCGACCTTCCGCGTCGCGTACTCGGCGATCTCCACCATCGGCGGCCGCTCCTCGGTGTCCACGGAGTACGTACGCGGCTCGAAACCGTCCTCGCCGCGCTCGAACTGGGTCAGGGACGGGCGCACCAGGTGCCCGCGGGCGAGCCGCAGCTGCGCCGTGCGGTAGATCGCGGCGGACATCCGGCCGAGCGCCTGCCCGTCCTGGTGCCGGTGCTTGCGCACCCCCACGTCCACCTGGGCCAGCGCGTCGAGCCCCACCAGGTGCAGCGCGTCGACCAGCATGCCCAGCTCGACGCCGTACCCGACGGGGAACGGGAGCTGTTCCAGCAGGCTGCGGCGGGCCGCGTACTCGCCGCCGAGCGGCTGCACGAAGCCGGCGAGCTGCGGCCAGTGCATGTTCAGCAGCGGGCGCGCCATCAGCTCGGTGACCCGGCCGCCCTGCCCGGCCGCACCGGCGAGCGGGCGGTCGTACATCGCCTTGACCAGGTCCACGCCGGGGTCGGTGAGCAGCGGGCCGACGATCCCGGAGACGAAGTCGGAGGAGAACTCCTTCAGGTCGGCGTCGATGAAGCAGACGATGTCGCCGCCGGTCACGAGCAGGGAGCGCCACAGGACCTCGCCCTTGCCGGGCACGGCCGGGACGCGCGGCAGGATCTCGTCGCGGTGCACCACGCGGGCGCCCGCCGCGGCGGCGACCTCGGAGGTGCGGTCGGTGGAGCCGGAGTCGACGACCACGATCTCGTCGACCAGCGGGACCTGCCGGACGAGGTCATGGGCGATGATCGCGACGATCTCGCCGACCGTCTCCTCCTCGTTGAGCGCGGGCAGCACGACGGACACCGACTGGCCCGAGCGCTGTTTGGCGGCCAGGATGTGATGCAGCGGGCGGTCGGCAACGGACCAGGAGCGGCTGCTCAGCCAGCGCTCTGCTTCTTCCAGCACGGTCGGCGGCTCCTCACTGTCGGGACGTCTGTGATCCATCTCGCGGTTCGGACGGCTAGCTCAACTGTCCTGGCGTTCGGTTACAGTCTTGAACAACGCGGATGACCATCGCATGTCCGAGGTCGGCCGTCGTCCACAACCGAATACCGCTCATCCAGAGGGGCAGAGGGATACGGCCCGATGAAGCCCCGGCAACCCTCCAGTCGGTTCTCGTAGATCAGTGTTGATCGTTCCGCGAGGCTCCCGGCTAGGGAAGGTGCCAAATCCGTCTCACGGCGAGATGCGTCGTGAGGAAGATGAGGAGAAAGGGCCTCGCCTCACATGGCTGCGCAGACTGTTGCAAGCACCACCGAATCCACCGTAGACCTCGGCCCCGCCGCGGCGCTCTCCTGCCGCGAGTGCGGTCACCGGGTACCGCTCGGCCCGGTCTTCGCGTGCGAGGAGTGTTTCGGCCCGCTGGAGATCGCCTACGACTTCTCGGCCTACGACGCCGAGGAGCTCCGCAAGCGGATCGAAGCGGGCCCCGCGAACATCTGGCGCTACGCGCCGCTCCTGCCCGTCCCGGCCAACGTCGCCGACAAGCCGAACCTCAACCCCGGCTGGACCAAGCTCGTCAAGGCCGACCACCTCGCGAACGAGCTCGGCGTCGACGCCGGCAAGCTGTTCGTCAAGGACGACTCCGGCAACCCGACGCACTCCTTCAAGGACCGTGTCGTCGCCCAGGCCCTGGAGGCCGCCCGCGCCTTCGGCTTCACCACGCTCTCCTGCTCCTCCACCGGCAACCTGGCCGGCGCGGTGGGTGCCGCGGCCGCCCGCGCCGGCTTCCGCTCGTGCGTGTTCATCCCGCACGACCTGGAGCAGGGCAAGGTCGTGATGGCCGCGATCTACGGCGGCGAGCTCGTCGGCATCGAGGGCAACTACGACGACGTGAACCGCTTCTGCTCCGAGCTGATCGGCGACCCGGCCGGCGAGGGCTGGGGTTTCGTCAACGTCAACCTGCGGCCCTACTACGCCGAGGGCTCCAAGACCCTGGCGTACGAGATCTGCGAGCAGCTCGGCTGGCAGCTCCCGGACCAGCTGGTCGTCCCGATCGCGTCCGGCTCGCAGCTCACGAAGATCGACAAGGGGCTCCAGGAGCTGATCAAGCTCGGGCTCGTCGAGGACAAGCCGTACAAGATCTTCGGTGCGCAGGCCGAGGGCTGCTCGCCGGTGTCGACCGCGTTCAAGGCCGGCCACGACGTGGTCCGCCCGCAGAAGCCGAACACCATCGCCAAGTCGCTGGCCATCGGCAACCCGGCCGACGGGCCGTACGTCCTCGACATCGCGCGCCGCACCGGCGGGTTCGTGGAGGATGTGACGGACGAGCAGGTCGTCGACGCGATCAAGATCCTCGCCCGGACCGAGGGCATCTTCGCGGAGACCGCCGGTGGGGTGACCGTGGGTGTGACGAAGAAGCTGATCGAGAACGGCGTCCTCGACCCCACCAGGACCACCGTCGTACTGAACACCGGCGACGGCCTCAAGACGCTGGACGCGGTGGCCGGCACCGGCCTCACCGCCACCATCCGCCCGAACCTGGACTCCTTCCGAGAGGCTGGCCTCGCATGAGCGTGACCGTTCGCATCCCGACCATCCTGCGCACCTACACCGGCGGGCAGGCCGAGGTCGCCGCCGAGGGCGGCACCCTCGCCGAGGTCATCACCGACCTGGAGAAGAACCACACCGGGATCGCCGCCCGGGTGCTCGACGACCAGGGCAAGCTGCGCCGGTTCGTCAATGTCTACGTCAACGACGACGACGTGCGTTTCGAGCAGGGCCTCGAGACGGCGACCCCGGACGGCGCGGGCGTTTCCATCATCCCGGCCGTCGCCGGCGGCTGACCGAATGACCGATCATTACCTTCGGTAACCCAGGTTACTGAGAGTTCACCGAATTGCCCCCTCCGTGAGAGAAGCGGAGGGGGCAATTCTGTGTGGTTGAGCGAGGTACAGTTGGGGAACGTGCCGCTGATCTCCGAGTCGGTTGCCTTGAATTTCTGCCGTAAGCCCGACAAGAAGTAGCCAAAGTGTGCGGGTTTTTTGCGGCTTTTGTTCCGTATGCCGGGTCCGACTTGACCTGAAGTCAGCGGAATTGTCCCCACATTCCCGACCGGTCGTGCCCGGATTTCTCGTCCGATTGACCTGTTGCAGACGGCAGTTGGGCAGATACATTCAGCCGCGGTCGACGCGTTCCGGCGCACGCCCCCGACCGATGGGGGGTGAGGTCTGACCCGGATCCGCGAAGTGTGGATCTGTGCAAGGGCCAGTAATAGGGGAGTTAGGCATGGCTCAGGGCACCGTCAAGTGGTTCAACGCGGAGAAGGGGTACGGCTTCATCGCGGTCGACGGTGGTGCGGATGTTTTCGTCCACT
The DNA window shown above is from Streptomyces chartreusis and carries:
- a CDS encoding glucosyl-3-phosphoglycerate synthase yields the protein MLEEAERWLSSRSWSVADRPLHHILAAKQRSGQSVSVVLPALNEEETVGEIVAIIAHDLVRQVPLVDEIVVVDSGSTDRTSEVAAAAGARVVHRDEILPRVPAVPGKGEVLWRSLLVTGGDIVCFIDADLKEFSSDFVSGIVGPLLTDPGVDLVKAMYDRPLAGAAGQGGRVTELMARPLLNMHWPQLAGFVQPLGGEYAARRSLLEQLPFPVGYGVELGMLVDALHLVGLDALAQVDVGVRKHRHQDGQALGRMSAAIYRTAQLRLARGHLVRPSLTQFERGEDGFEPRTYSVDTEERPPMVEIAEYATRKVA
- the thrC gene encoding threonine synthase, whose product is MAAQTVASTTESTVDLGPAAALSCRECGHRVPLGPVFACEECFGPLEIAYDFSAYDAEELRKRIEAGPANIWRYAPLLPVPANVADKPNLNPGWTKLVKADHLANELGVDAGKLFVKDDSGNPTHSFKDRVVAQALEAARAFGFTTLSCSSTGNLAGAVGAAAARAGFRSCVFIPHDLEQGKVVMAAIYGGELVGIEGNYDDVNRFCSELIGDPAGEGWGFVNVNLRPYYAEGSKTLAYEICEQLGWQLPDQLVVPIASGSQLTKIDKGLQELIKLGLVEDKPYKIFGAQAEGCSPVSTAFKAGHDVVRPQKPNTIAKSLAIGNPADGPYVLDIARRTGGFVEDVTDEQVVDAIKILARTEGIFAETAGGVTVGVTKKLIENGVLDPTRTTVVLNTGDGLKTLDAVAGTGLTATIRPNLDSFREAGLA
- a CDS encoding MoaD/ThiS family protein — protein: MSVTVRIPTILRTYTGGQAEVAAEGGTLAEVITDLEKNHTGIAARVLDDQGKLRRFVNVYVNDDDVRFEQGLETATPDGAGVSIIPAVAGG